From the Streptomyces sp. KMM 9044 genome, one window contains:
- the ndgR gene encoding IclR family transcriptional regulator NdgR codes for MDNSSGVGVLDKAALVLSALESGPATLAGLVGATGLARPTAHRLAVALEHHRLVARDMQGRFILGPRMAELAAAAGEDRLLATAGPVLTHLRDVTGESAQLYRRQGDMRICVAAAERLSGLRDTVPVGSTLTMKAGSSAQILMAWEEPERLHRGLQGARFTATALSGVRRRGWAQSIGEREPGVASVSAPVRGPSNRVVAAVSVSGPIERLSRHPGRMHAQAVIDSAARLSEALRRT; via the coding sequence ATGGACAACAGTAGCGGCGTCGGCGTTCTGGACAAGGCAGCCCTTGTCCTGAGCGCTCTGGAGTCCGGTCCGGCCACCCTCGCGGGGTTGGTCGGTGCCACCGGACTGGCACGACCCACGGCCCACCGCCTGGCCGTGGCCCTGGAACACCACCGGCTGGTGGCGCGCGACATGCAGGGCAGGTTCATCCTCGGCCCGCGCATGGCCGAGCTGGCCGCGGCGGCCGGCGAGGACCGGCTGCTCGCCACTGCGGGCCCCGTACTCACGCACCTGCGCGATGTCACCGGCGAGAGCGCCCAGCTCTACCGCCGCCAGGGCGATATGCGTATCTGCGTCGCCGCGGCGGAGCGCCTGTCCGGCCTGCGGGACACGGTCCCGGTGGGCTCCACGCTCACGATGAAGGCCGGTTCCTCCGCGCAGATCCTGATGGCCTGGGAGGAGCCGGAGCGCCTGCACCGCGGCCTGCAGGGCGCCCGCTTCACGGCGACGGCCCTGTCGGGCGTCCGACGCCGCGGCTGGGCGCAGTCGATCGGGGAGCGCGAGCCCGGCGTGGCCTCGGTCTCCGCACCGGTGCGCGGCCCGTCCAACCGCGTGGTGGCCGCCGTCTCCGTGTCGGGGCCCATCGAGCGCCTGAGCCGCCACCCGGGCCGGATGCACGCCCAGGCCGTCATCGACTCCGCGGCCCGCCTCTCCGAGGCCCTGCGCCGCACCTGA
- a CDS encoding HAD family hydrolase — MAIRAVVWDVDDTLFDYTSADREGMRAHLLAGELLAGYASVEEALLRWREVTDLQWARFAAGEADFETQRRDRIRVFLEHELTDDEADDWFRRYLVHYESAWSLFPDVLPVLDALAASHRHAVLSNSSLHVQDPKLRALGVHDRFEAVLCAAELGVSKPEAGAFLAACEALALPPDQVAYVGDHPEIDGRGAAEAGLLSVWIDRGGAYATAEPPVGLCRIVSLGELPALLRADTRFGAPTGIG; from the coding sequence ATGGCGATCCGAGCAGTTGTCTGGGACGTGGACGACACCCTCTTCGACTACACCTCCGCCGACCGTGAAGGCATGCGGGCGCATCTCCTCGCCGGGGAACTGCTCGCCGGGTACGCCTCCGTGGAGGAGGCGCTGCTGCGCTGGCGGGAGGTGACCGACCTCCAGTGGGCCCGGTTCGCCGCGGGCGAGGCCGACTTCGAGACCCAGCGGCGCGACCGCATCCGGGTCTTCCTGGAGCACGAGCTGACCGACGACGAGGCCGACGACTGGTTCCGGCGCTACCTCGTCCACTACGAGTCCGCCTGGTCCCTCTTCCCGGACGTCCTGCCGGTCCTCGACGCGCTCGCCGCCAGTCACCGGCACGCCGTGCTGTCCAACTCCAGCCTGCACGTCCAGGATCCCAAGCTGCGCGCCCTCGGCGTCCACGACCGCTTCGAGGCCGTCCTGTGCGCCGCGGAGCTGGGCGTCTCCAAGCCCGAGGCCGGTGCGTTCCTGGCGGCCTGCGAGGCCCTGGCGTTGCCGCCAGACCAGGTCGCGTACGTCGGTGACCATCCCGAGATCGACGGGAGGGGTGCCGCGGAGGCCGGGCTGCTGTCGGTGTGGATCGACCGGGGCGGGGCGTACGCGACCGCCGAGCCGCCCGTGGGGCTGTGCAGGATCGTCTCTCTCGGTGAACTCCCCGCACTCCTCCGCGCGGATACCCGTTTTGGAGCCCCGACCGGCATCGGGTAG
- the gltX gene encoding glutamate--tRNA ligase: protein MSSVASASGSPSPVRVRFCPSPTGNPHVGLVRTALFNWAFARHHQGALVFRIEDTDAARDSEESYDQLLEAMRWLGFDWDEGPEVGGPHAPYRQSQRMDIYTDVAAKLLEAGHAYRCYCSQEELDTRREAARAAGRPSGYDGHCRELTDAQVEKHKAQGREPIVRFRMPDETITFTDLVRGELTFTPENVPDYGIVRANGAPLYTLVNPVDDALMEITHVLRGEDLLSSTPRQVALYKALTELGIAKRTPAFGHLPYVMGEGNKKLSKRDPQSSLNLYRERGFLPEGLLNYLSLLGWSLSADQDIFTVEEMVAAFDVSDVNPNPARFDLKKCEAINADHIRLLEVKDFTERCRPWLKAPVAPWAPEAFDEAKWQAVAPHAQTRLKVLSEITDNIDFLFLPEPVFDEVSWTKAMKEGSDALLRTAREKLDAADWTSPESLKEAVLAAGEAHGLKLGKAQAPVRVAVTGRTVGLPLFESLEVLGKETTLTRIDAALARLAA, encoded by the coding sequence TTGTCAAGCGTGGCTAGCGCATCAGGCTCCCCTTCCCCCGTACGCGTCCGTTTCTGTCCGTCGCCCACCGGCAACCCCCACGTGGGCCTGGTCCGCACCGCTCTGTTCAACTGGGCGTTCGCCAGGCACCACCAGGGCGCGCTGGTCTTCCGCATCGAGGACACCGACGCGGCCCGCGACTCCGAGGAGTCGTACGACCAGCTGCTCGAGGCGATGCGGTGGCTCGGCTTCGACTGGGACGAGGGCCCCGAGGTCGGCGGCCCGCACGCGCCGTACCGCCAGTCGCAGCGCATGGACATCTACACGGACGTCGCCGCCAAGCTTCTCGAGGCCGGCCACGCCTACCGCTGCTACTGCTCCCAGGAGGAGCTGGACACCCGCCGCGAGGCCGCCCGCGCCGCCGGCAGGCCCTCCGGGTACGACGGCCACTGCCGCGAGCTGACCGACGCCCAGGTCGAGAAGCACAAGGCCCAGGGCCGCGAGCCGATCGTCCGCTTCCGGATGCCCGACGAGACGATCACCTTCACCGACCTGGTCCGTGGCGAGCTGACCTTCACCCCGGAGAACGTCCCGGACTACGGCATCGTGCGCGCCAACGGCGCCCCGCTGTACACGCTGGTCAATCCGGTCGACGACGCCCTGATGGAGATCACCCACGTCCTGCGCGGCGAGGACCTGCTCTCCTCCACCCCCCGCCAGGTCGCGCTGTACAAGGCGCTGACCGAGCTCGGCATCGCGAAGCGGACCCCGGCCTTCGGCCACCTGCCCTACGTCATGGGCGAGGGCAACAAGAAGCTCTCCAAGCGCGACCCCCAGTCGTCGCTCAACCTCTACCGCGAGCGCGGCTTCCTCCCCGAGGGGCTGCTCAACTACCTCTCCCTGCTGGGCTGGTCGCTCTCCGCGGACCAGGACATCTTCACGGTCGAGGAGATGGTCGCGGCCTTCGACGTCAGTGACGTCAACCCCAACCCGGCCCGCTTCGACCTCAAGAAGTGCGAGGCGATCAACGCCGACCACATCCGCCTGCTCGAGGTGAAGGACTTCACCGAGCGCTGCCGCCCGTGGCTGAAGGCCCCCGTCGCCCCCTGGGCCCCGGAGGCCTTCGACGAAGCCAAGTGGCAGGCCGTCGCCCCGCACGCGCAGACCCGCCTCAAGGTCCTCTCCGAGATCACCGACAACATCGACTTCCTGTTCCTGCCGGAGCCGGTCTTCGACGAGGTCTCCTGGACCAAGGCGATGAAGGAGGGCTCCGACGCCCTGCTGCGCACCGCCCGCGAGAAGCTGGACGCGGCCGACTGGACGTCCCCCGAGTCCCTGAAGGAGGCCGTCCTGGCCGCCGGCGAGGCCCACGGCCTCAAGCTCGGCAAGGCACAGGCCCCGGTCCGCGTCGCCGTCACCGGCCGCACGGTCGGCCTGCCCCTCTTCGAGTCCCTCGAGGTCCTGGGCAAGGAGACGACACTGACCCGCATCGACGCGGCCCTGGCGAGGCTCGCCGCGTAG
- a CDS encoding fumarylacetoacetate hydrolase family protein: protein MRIARFSIDGNVAFGAVQGDQQDELVLDIIKGIPFTDFELSGTKVPVSRVRLLPPVLPNKVVAFGRNYAEHARETGGEAPDVPFAFFKPATSVIGPGDEIQYPSFSEEVHHEAELAVVIGRLCREVPRERVKDVIFGYTCANDVTARDVQRRETQWARAKGFDTSCPLGPWVETDLDVTAAGDLTVQLTVNGEQRQLGRTSEMIHSIEDLIVNISEAMTLLPGDVILTGTPAGVGPLNVGDEVAVTIEGIGTLTNKVVKRG, encoded by the coding sequence GTGCGCATCGCCAGATTCTCCATCGACGGGAACGTCGCCTTCGGCGCGGTCCAGGGCGACCAGCAGGACGAACTCGTCCTGGACATCATCAAGGGCATCCCGTTCACGGACTTCGAGCTCTCCGGTACGAAGGTCCCCGTGAGCAGGGTCAGGCTGCTGCCCCCGGTGCTTCCCAACAAAGTGGTGGCCTTCGGCCGCAACTACGCCGAACACGCGAGGGAGACGGGCGGCGAGGCCCCCGACGTGCCGTTCGCCTTCTTCAAGCCCGCCACCTCGGTGATCGGACCCGGCGACGAGATCCAGTACCCCTCCTTCTCCGAGGAGGTGCACCACGAGGCCGAACTGGCCGTGGTGATCGGCCGGCTCTGCCGCGAGGTCCCGCGCGAGCGCGTCAAGGACGTGATCTTCGGCTACACCTGCGCCAACGACGTCACCGCCCGCGACGTCCAGCGGCGCGAGACGCAGTGGGCGCGGGCCAAGGGCTTCGACACCTCCTGCCCCCTCGGCCCCTGGGTGGAGACGGACCTGGACGTCACCGCCGCCGGCGACCTCACCGTCCAGCTCACGGTCAACGGCGAACAGCGCCAACTCGGCCGCACCAGCGAGATGATCCACTCCATCGAGGATCTGATCGTCAACATCTCCGAGGCGATGACGCTGCTCCCCGGCGACGTGATCCTCACGGGCACCCCGGCCGGCGTCGGACCCCTCAACGTCGGCGACGAGGTCGCCGTCACCATCGAAGGCATCGGCACTCTCACCAACAAGGTTGTCAAGCGTGGCTAG
- a CDS encoding sensor histidine kinase encodes MQGRFKRDGSASAEPEHGGNGPVPAGSSPQHAQNQNQGPAVNGEGGERPGARSAEPEGAPPAPSKPPKSPTGPGPRVALRNWRISTRLISLLALPVVAATSLGALRISQSMDDIQQLDNMKLLTDMTQQATELAAALQEERDQSAGPLAHGGKATDFGVKGHREKTDRARKNFLDSSEEINDTSRDGNLTGVRDNLVQLAGNLGDLEKIRNTAYAAEGNSTQTVEAYHRLIENLIGLSQDMAEATSNSEMIQRTRALGAFSAAKEYASIQRAVLAAALPSNNTSFGDLAENDRLYAESALESQKSEVRSFKSIYGEDSAAELLLPIEDGNATIQATDKYASRALVSSGGLESMDKRSYRDWLDDSSTKLQQMKNVEHTLLEEMEQKARELRSATERDAIISGALILIVLGVSLVGAFVVARSMIRSLRRLEDTATKVAQERLPELVKQLSEADPQDVDTSVQSVGVHSRDEIGRVAAAFDDVHREAVRLAAEQALLRGNVNAMFTNLSRRSQGLIQRQLSLISELESREADPDQLSSLFKLDHLATRMRRNGENLLVLAGEEPGRRWTRPVPLVDVLRAAASEVEQYERIELTSVPGTEVAGRVVNDLVHLLAELLENATSFSSPQTKVKVTGHALPDGRVLIEIHDTGIGLSPEDLAAINERLASPPTVDVSVSRRMGLFVVGRLSQRHGIRIQLRPSDSGGTTALVMLPVDVAQGGKKPQGKPGQPGVGGGPAAAQAAAGAAAARRAAGGGQSNGGALGAGASGGGRLAAGQGPRAALPGRDGQGRPGAPGGARGQQGRSSAPSLFEQGGSPSQGRPAPAGAGAGYGGQAPGAPQGTQSPGQGGAQGQDMFGGGRGDVPQQRSNGNAERGRRPQSPPRAELPGGDQQPRVPSWSDENAQRPVPRAPLDAPRGHDEPDTARTNSMPRFDDQHGAGATAEMPRFDDRQGSGAPRHDAPGGDAPQHTGQYGQYGRPGANGAQDPGQFVRGDLYGAPADRYNGQDPSRTGQFPGQQGYDTGAYGNGSYDNGSTGQYPAQPGLGDGAPARYPAPERPNLADPASTGQFERPQTNGTQGAGYGNRRPAAPQQRPDRPQPGQQGAAPQRPDNGRGQSDAWALPPAPGPGDGRTPLYDTLETNWFHGAREEQGNPPAPAQPPQQQQQQPQPPQQESSQQPQGPTGPQRSVASTWRSSPNDELVRQAERVRQPAAGGVTTSGLPRRVPKANLVPGTAQQQSHQSGPQVSRAPDDVRGRLTNLRRGIAQGRQAGSSPQTGSFPRPTHQQER; translated from the coding sequence GTGCAGGGACGTTTCAAGAGGGATGGCAGCGCTTCGGCGGAGCCGGAGCACGGCGGGAATGGCCCCGTGCCCGCCGGCTCCTCGCCCCAGCACGCCCAGAACCAGAACCAGGGCCCGGCGGTGAACGGTGAAGGCGGCGAACGCCCCGGCGCCAGGTCCGCGGAGCCGGAGGGTGCTCCCCCGGCCCCGTCGAAGCCTCCGAAGAGCCCCACCGGCCCGGGGCCGCGCGTAGCCCTGCGCAACTGGCGGATCTCCACCCGGCTGATCTCGCTGCTCGCGCTCCCGGTGGTCGCGGCCACCTCGCTGGGCGCCCTGCGTATCAGCCAGTCGATGGACGACATCCAGCAGCTCGACAACATGAAGCTGCTGACCGACATGACCCAGCAGGCCACCGAGCTCGCCGCCGCACTCCAGGAGGAGCGCGACCAGTCGGCCGGCCCGCTGGCGCACGGCGGCAAGGCCACCGACTTCGGGGTCAAGGGCCACCGCGAGAAGACCGACCGCGCCCGGAAGAACTTCCTCGACAGCTCCGAGGAGATCAACGACACCAGCCGGGACGGCAATCTCACCGGTGTCCGCGACAACCTTGTCCAGCTCGCCGGCAACCTGGGCGACCTCGAGAAGATCCGCAACACGGCCTACGCGGCGGAGGGCAACTCCACCCAGACCGTCGAGGCGTACCACCGTCTGATCGAGAACCTGATCGGCCTCTCCCAGGACATGGCCGAGGCGACCAGCAACTCCGAGATGATCCAGCGCACACGCGCCCTGGGGGCCTTCTCCGCCGCCAAGGAGTACGCGTCGATCCAGCGCGCGGTCCTCGCGGCGGCCCTGCCCTCCAACAACACCAGCTTCGGCGACCTCGCCGAGAACGACCGGCTCTACGCCGAGTCGGCGCTGGAGAGCCAGAAGTCCGAGGTGCGCAGCTTCAAGAGCATCTACGGCGAGGACTCGGCCGCCGAACTGCTGCTGCCCATCGAGGACGGCAACGCCACCATCCAGGCCACCGACAAGTACGCGAGCCGTGCCCTGGTGTCGTCCGGCGGCCTGGAGTCGATGGACAAGCGGTCCTACCGGGACTGGCTGGACGACAGCTCCACCAAGCTCCAGCAGATGAAGAACGTCGAGCACACGCTGCTCGAGGAGATGGAACAGAAGGCCCGTGAGCTGCGCAGCGCCACCGAGCGCGACGCGATCATCTCCGGTGCGCTGATCCTGATCGTGCTCGGTGTCTCACTGGTCGGCGCCTTCGTCGTGGCCCGCTCCATGATCCGCTCGCTGCGCCGCCTCGAGGACACCGCGACCAAGGTCGCCCAGGAACGTCTGCCCGAGCTGGTCAAGCAGCTGTCCGAGGCCGACCCGCAGGACGTCGACACGTCCGTGCAGTCGGTCGGTGTGCACTCCCGGGACGAGATCGGCCGTGTGGCCGCGGCCTTCGACGACGTGCACCGCGAGGCGGTCCGCCTCGCCGCCGAGCAGGCCCTGCTGCGGGGCAACGTCAACGCGATGTTCACCAACCTCTCGCGCCGCTCCCAGGGTCTGATCCAGCGCCAGCTGTCGCTGATCTCCGAACTGGAGTCCCGCGAGGCCGACCCGGACCAGCTGTCCTCGCTGTTCAAGCTGGACCACCTCGCCACCCGTATGCGCCGCAACGGTGAGAACCTGCTGGTCCTCGCGGGTGAGGAGCCCGGACGACGGTGGACCCGCCCGGTCCCGCTGGTCGACGTGCTCCGTGCCGCCGCCTCCGAGGTGGAACAGTACGAGCGCATCGAACTGACCTCCGTGCCGGGCACCGAAGTGGCCGGCCGGGTCGTCAACGACCTCGTCCACCTGCTCGCCGAGCTGCTGGAGAACGCGACGTCGTTCTCCTCCCCGCAGACCAAGGTCAAGGTCACCGGTCACGCGCTGCCCGACGGCCGTGTGCTGATCGAGATCCACGACACCGGTATCGGTCTGTCGCCGGAGGACCTGGCGGCGATCAACGAGCGGCTCGCCTCGCCGCCCACCGTGGACGTCTCCGTCTCCCGCCGCATGGGTCTGTTCGTGGTCGGCCGGCTGTCGCAGCGCCACGGCATCCGCATCCAGCTCCGCCCGTCCGACTCCGGTGGTACGACCGCGCTGGTCATGCTGCCCGTCGATGTCGCCCAGGGCGGCAAGAAGCCCCAGGGCAAGCCCGGTCAGCCGGGTGTCGGCGGCGGTCCCGCCGCCGCGCAGGCCGCGGCCGGTGCCGCGGCGGCCCGCAGGGCCGCCGGTGGCGGTCAGTCCAACGGCGGTGCCCTCGGTGCCGGCGCGTCCGGCGGTGGCCGGCTCGCCGCCGGCCAGGGTCCGCGGGCCGCGCTGCCCGGACGGGACGGCCAGGGCCGGCCGGGTGCCCCGGGAGGGGCGCGTGGCCAGCAGGGCAGGTCGTCCGCTCCGTCGCTGTTCGAGCAGGGTGGCAGTCCGTCACAGGGACGTCCGGCCCCGGCCGGCGCGGGTGCCGGCTACGGCGGCCAGGCTCCGGGTGCCCCGCAGGGGACGCAGTCCCCGGGGCAGGGCGGTGCACAGGGCCAGGACATGTTCGGTGGCGGCCGGGGCGACGTGCCCCAGCAGCGGAGCAACGGCAACGCCGAGCGGGGCCGTCGTCCGCAGTCGCCGCCGCGCGCCGAGCTGCCCGGCGGCGACCAGCAGCCGCGGGTGCCCAGCTGGAGCGACGAGAACGCCCAGCGGCCGGTGCCCCGGGCCCCGCTGGACGCACCGCGCGGCCACGACGAGCCGGACACCGCCCGGACGAACTCCATGCCGCGGTTCGACGACCAGCACGGCGCCGGGGCGACGGCCGAGATGCCCCGGTTCGACGACCGACAGGGCTCCGGCGCCCCCCGTCACGACGCTCCCGGTGGCGACGCCCCGCAGCACACCGGCCAGTACGGCCAGTACGGCCGGCCCGGTGCGAACGGTGCCCAGGATCCGGGCCAGTTCGTCCGCGGTGACCTCTACGGCGCCCCGGCGGACCGCTACAACGGTCAGGACCCGTCCCGCACCGGTCAGTTCCCGGGCCAGCAGGGCTACGACACCGGGGCCTACGGCAACGGCTCGTACGACAACGGTTCCACCGGCCAGTACCCGGCCCAGCCGGGTCTGGGCGACGGCGCTCCCGCGCGGTACCCCGCCCCGGAGCGCCCGAATCTCGCGGATCCGGCCTCCACCGGCCAGTTCGAGCGTCCGCAGACGAACGGGACGCAGGGGGCCGGCTACGGCAACCGGCGCCCTGCTGCCCCGCAGCAGCGGCCGGACCGTCCCCAGCCGGGACAACAGGGGGCCGCCCCTCAGCGGCCCGACAACGGCCGTGGGCAGAGCGACGCCTGGGCACTGCCGCCGGCGCCCGGTCCCGGCGACGGGCGTACCCCGCTGTACGACACCCTGGAGACCAACTGGTTCCACGGTGCCCGGGAGGAGCAGGGCAATCCCCCGGCTCCGGCCCAGCCGCCGCAGCAGCAGCAGCAGCAGCCGCAGCCGCCGCAACAGGAATCCTCGCAGCAGCCGCAGGGACCGACCGGCCCGCAGCGGTCCGTTGCCTCCACCTGGCGCAGCTCGCCCAACGACGAGCTGGTCCGGCAGGCCGAACGCGTCCGGCAGCCGGCCGCGGGTGGAGTCACCACCTCCGGCCTGCCACGCCGGGTGCCCAAGGCGAACCTCGTCCCGGGCACGGCTCAGCAGCAGTCCCACCAGAGCGGTCCGCAGGTCTCCCGTGCGCCCGATGACGTGCGCGGCCGGCTGACCAATCTCCGTCGAGGTATCGCCCAGGGCCGTCAGGCCGGTTCGTCCCCCCAGACCGGCAGCTTCCCCCGACCCACTCACCAGCAGGAGCGTTAG
- a CDS encoding roadblock/LC7 domain-containing protein, giving the protein MSQAAQNLNWLITNFVDNTPGVSHTVVVSADGLLLALSEGFPRDRADQLAAVASGLTSLTAGASRIFEGGDVAQTVVEMERGFLFLMSVSDGSSLAVLAHPDCDIGLVGYEMALLVDRAGAVLTPDLRAELQGSLLH; this is encoded by the coding sequence ATGAGCCAGGCGGCACAGAACCTCAACTGGTTGATCACCAACTTCGTGGACAACACCCCAGGGGTGTCCCACACCGTTGTCGTGTCCGCCGACGGACTCCTCCTGGCGCTGTCCGAGGGCTTCCCGCGCGATCGTGCGGACCAGCTCGCGGCCGTGGCATCGGGACTGACCTCCCTGACCGCCGGCGCCTCCCGCATCTTCGAGGGCGGTGACGTCGCACAGACCGTCGTCGAGATGGAGCGGGGTTTCCTCTTCCTCATGTCCGTCTCGGACGGTTCGTCCCTGGCCGTCCTCGCTCACCCCGATTGCGACATCGGCCTCGTCGGCTACGAGATGGCACTCCTGGTCGACCGTGCGGGAGCGGTCCTCACCCCGGACCTGCGGGCTGAGCTACAGGGAAGTCTGCTCCACTGA
- a CDS encoding DUF742 domain-containing protein — MTPPTASHDPYAEPYEDEGDQPLVRPYAMTGGRTRPRYQLAIEALISTTADPAALMGLLPEHQRICHLTREVKSVAEVSALLNMPLGVARILVADLAEAGLVAIHQPGGDETTGAPDVTLLERVLSGLRKL, encoded by the coding sequence ATGACCCCGCCCACCGCCTCTCATGATCCGTACGCGGAGCCGTACGAGGACGAGGGCGACCAGCCGCTGGTCCGTCCCTATGCGATGACCGGTGGCCGGACCAGGCCGCGCTATCAGCTCGCCATCGAGGCACTGATCAGTACGACGGCCGATCCGGCAGCGCTCATGGGGCTCCTCCCGGAGCACCAGCGCATCTGCCATCTGACCCGTGAGGTGAAGTCGGTCGCCGAGGTCTCGGCGCTCCTGAACATGCCGCTGGGCGTGGCCCGGATCCTGGTGGCGGACCTCGCGGAGGCGGGTCTCGTCGCCATCCACCAGCCGGGCGGCGACGAGACCACCGGCGCACCGGACGTGACACTGCTCGAAAGGGTGCTCAGTGGACTTCGCAAGCTCTAG
- a CDS encoding GTP-binding protein translates to MDFASSSGGTVSESRSTTSAKIVVAGGFGVGKTTFVGAVSEINPLRTEAVMTSASAGIDDLTHTGDKTTTTVAMDFGRITLDQDLILYLFGTPGQDRFWFMWDDLVRGAIGAVVLVDTRRLADCFPAVDYFENSGLPFVVALNGFDGQQPYQPEEVREALQIGPDAPIIITDARHRSDAKSALITLVEHALMARLR, encoded by the coding sequence GTGGACTTCGCAAGCTCTAGCGGCGGGACGGTCTCCGAAAGCCGTTCCACCACCTCCGCGAAGATCGTGGTGGCGGGCGGTTTCGGCGTGGGCAAGACCACGTTCGTCGGTGCCGTATCGGAGATCAACCCGCTGCGCACCGAGGCCGTGATGACCTCCGCCAGCGCGGGCATCGACGACCTCACCCACACCGGGGACAAGACCACCACGACGGTGGCCATGGACTTCGGCCGTATCACCCTGGACCAGGACCTGATCCTGTACCTCTTCGGTACACCCGGCCAGGACCGCTTCTGGTTCATGTGGGACGACCTGGTACGCGGCGCGATCGGCGCGGTCGTCCTGGTGGACACCCGCCGGCTGGCCGACTGTTTCCCCGCGGTGGACTACTTCGAGAACAGCGGACTTCCGTTCGTCGTCGCCCTCAACGGCTTCGACGGACAGCAGCCCTACCAGCCGGAAGAGGTGCGCGAAGCCCTGCAGATCGGACCCGACGCCCCGATCATCATCACCGACGCCCGGCACCGTTCGGACGCCAAGAGCGCGCTGATCACTCTGGTCGAACACGCCCTCATGGCGCGCCTGCGGTAG